A genomic stretch from Empedobacter stercoris includes:
- a CDS encoding DUF6371 domain-containing protein has translation MYKNYKYVLEKYSGSKSRFNCPNCKRKEFTRYKNIETNEYLPYEYGICNRMIKCGYKKYPSQKINSNLEEINHIHLEIIEYLDKKILYEFENSNLKNPLYLFLKSYFEESKVEVVLDLYKVKTEKLNGDYLTIFPQLDLEFNLRTIKKMKYNFQTGKRSKNFFQWYNPNKSNLKQCLFGLHLLNHPEFKKLKIIIVESEKTALLGMLYFKNKYLFLATGGLMNLTKDKLKSLKNREIILMPDLSPIDSKNSAFEYWRAKSEKISNELNCSISISNLLEENATIQQKNLQQDLGDFIIEELTKKSI, from the coding sequence ATGTATAAAAATTATAAGTATGTTTTAGAAAAATACTCTGGCTCAAAATCTCGATTTAATTGTCCTAACTGTAAGCGTAAAGAGTTTACACGTTATAAAAATATTGAAACGAATGAATATTTGCCTTATGAGTATGGAATTTGTAATCGTATGATAAAATGTGGTTATAAAAAATATCCTTCACAAAAAATCAATTCAAATTTAGAAGAAATTAATCATATTCATTTAGAAATAATCGAGTATTTAGATAAAAAAATATTGTACGAGTTTGAGAATTCAAATTTGAAAAATCCACTTTATCTTTTTTTGAAATCATATTTTGAGGAAAGTAAAGTAGAAGTAGTTTTGGATTTGTATAAAGTGAAAACTGAAAAATTGAATGGAGATTATTTGACAATTTTTCCTCAATTGGATCTTGAATTTAATCTGAGAACAATAAAGAAAATGAAATATAATTTTCAAACAGGTAAACGAAGTAAGAATTTTTTTCAATGGTATAATCCTAATAAATCAAATCTTAAACAATGTCTTTTTGGTTTACATTTATTAAATCACCCTGAATTTAAAAAATTAAAAATTATAATCGTTGAATCAGAAAAGACTGCATTGTTAGGAATGTTATATTTTAAAAATAAGTATTTGTTTTTAGCAACAGGAGGATTGATGAATTTAACAAAAGATAAATTGAAGTCTTTAAAAAATCGCGAAATTATTTTGATGCCTGATTTATCACCAATTGATTCTAAAAATTCAGCATTTGAATATTGGAGAGCCAAATCTGAAAAAATTTCAAATGAATTAAACTGTTCTATTTCTATCTCAAATTTATTGGAAGAAAATGCTACAATTCAGCAAAAGAATTTACAACAAGATCTTGGCGATTTTATAATTGAAGAGTTAACTAAAAAATCTATTTAG
- a CDS encoding AAA family ATPase: MNLDIENKLIPIRESVLKIRSFNDCIKDGSNQPILEYIVDNLIEPGIGLLLGKSNVGKSICAVQIGNNISSGTKVFELLSTTKNRVMIIDCEMTDRQIANRYQYSDGDFYQFSNDFYRSKLNVNILEKNFLQKLIDSIKESIFSYDIKFLIIDNLMSIIYDLNKPSLVLDFFVNIKRLQEDTFISILLIGHPRKGIELSEKMDLEDVYGSSYIGNFLDYAIGLRKSKLNSSEILLKLLKTRMDVNNFNEDNIIVLSLGNKMGIPVFEFNRYDTEVNHLKSNSSINMNTDEKMVSEFDIINNCKLLKLPNTTIAQIIGVNEKTIRNRIKLMEFNDIQNPNSSD, from the coding sequence ATGAATTTAGATATAGAAAATAAATTAATACCTATAAGAGAATCGGTATTGAAAATAAGATCATTTAATGATTGTATTAAAGACGGATCAAATCAACCAATACTTGAATATATAGTTGATAATTTGATAGAACCTGGTATTGGGCTTTTACTTGGTAAAAGTAATGTTGGTAAGTCTATTTGTGCAGTTCAAATTGGAAATAATATATCAAGTGGAACTAAAGTTTTTGAATTGCTATCTACTACGAAGAATAGAGTAATGATTATTGATTGTGAAATGACAGATCGGCAAATTGCAAATAGATATCAATATTCAGATGGGGACTTTTATCAATTTAGTAATGATTTCTATCGTTCAAAATTGAATGTAAATATTTTAGAGAAAAACTTTCTCCAAAAATTAATTGATAGTATCAAAGAATCAATTTTTAGTTATGATATTAAGTTTCTAATTATAGATAATCTAATGAGTATTATATATGATTTAAATAAACCTTCATTAGTTCTTGATTTTTTTGTTAATATTAAAAGATTACAAGAAGATACATTTATATCGATATTATTAATTGGACATCCAAGAAAAGGAATTGAATTATCGGAAAAAATGGATTTAGAAGATGTATATGGTAGCAGTTATATTGGAAACTTCTTAGACTATGCTATTGGGCTTCGAAAATCGAAATTGAACTCATCTGAAATACTTTTAAAGCTTCTCAAAACACGTATGGATGTAAATAATTTTAATGAAGATAACATCATAGTTTTAAGCTTAGGGAACAAAATGGGAATTCCAGTATTTGAGTTTAATAGATATGATACTGAAGTTAATCATCTAAAATCAAATTCATCTATTAATATGAATACTGATGAGAAAATGGTCTCAGAATTTGATATTATTAATAATTGTAAGCTTTTAAAACTACCAAATACGACTATAGCTCAAATTATTGGTGTAAATGAGAAAACGATTAGAAATCGGATTAAGCTAATGGAATTCAATGATATTCAGAATCCGAACAGTTCCGATTAA
- a CDS encoding helix-turn-helix transcriptional regulator — protein sequence MSEIKLLQELHEMKTLIKQNYINDKPILTSKELEYYLGFSYSTISKLTSCKLIPFSKPTNGALFFSKEKIHEWIDKHSIQSEDDAEKLYQSYNKKRKSR from the coding sequence ATGTCAGAAATTAAATTATTACAAGAGCTTCATGAGATGAAGACTCTTATTAAACAAAACTACATTAATGATAAACCGATTTTAACTTCTAAGGAATTGGAGTATTATCTTGGATTTTCATATTCAACAATTTCAAAACTTACTTCATGTAAATTAATACCATTTAGTAAGCCGACTAATGGTGCTCTTTTCTTTTCTAAAGAAAAAATACATGAATGGATAGATAAACATTCTATTCAGTCTGAAGATGACGCAGAGAAGCTATATCAATCATATAACAAAAAAAGAAAAAGCAGGTAA
- the mce gene encoding methylmalonyl-CoA epimerase gives MKIEHIGIAVKDLGLSNDLFEKLLGKAPYKEEAVESEGVRTSFFEVGESKIELVGSEKKDSAIEKYLEKNREGIHHIAFGVDNIEVEIERLKNQGFTFINDQPKLGADNKRIVFLHPKTTNGVLVELCEDVK, from the coding sequence ATGAAAATAGAACATATAGGGATTGCCGTAAAAGATTTGGGATTATCGAATGATTTATTCGAGAAATTATTAGGAAAAGCACCTTATAAAGAAGAAGCAGTGGAGTCGGAAGGCGTACGTACATCTTTCTTCGAAGTAGGAGAATCGAAGATTGAATTGGTAGGTTCTGAAAAAAAAGACAGTGCAATTGAAAAATATTTAGAAAAAAATAGAGAAGGTATTCATCACATTGCTTTTGGAGTAGATAATATCGAAGTTGAAATCGAGCGTCTTAAAAATCAGGGATTTACTTTTATTAATGATCAACCGAAGTTAGGTGCAGATAATAAACGAATTGTATTTTTGCACCCTAAAACAACCAATGGTGTACTGGTAGAGCTTTGCGAAGATGTAAAATAA
- a CDS encoding tetratricopeptide repeat protein — protein sequence MSFYEDGSQYLRKGQYRKAIDYFTLSIKRQIEVANSYFGRGLSQYYMKQNTDAIKDFDKAIELDDKNPNFYFYRGMANFNQYNPTKAAENFDKVIEIDPNSFVAYHQKGYVLMNLNKYDDAIACFNKALEINPEYESCYHNRAFCFDQLKQFDQAIEDYSKVIEMKPHFLSFYNRGNTYFVLNDLDNALNDFNQSIELNPNHFLSFYNKGAILEKLEKQDEAVEQYKKALQLNPEFYLAAERLAQLENQNN from the coding sequence ATGAGTTTTTATGAAGATGGGAGTCAATATCTCCGCAAAGGTCAGTATAGAAAGGCGATTGATTATTTTACATTATCGATTAAACGCCAAATAGAAGTGGCAAATTCATATTTCGGACGTGGATTGAGCCAGTATTATATGAAACAAAATACAGATGCAATCAAGGATTTTGATAAAGCAATTGAATTAGATGATAAAAATCCTAACTTCTATTTTTATAGAGGTATGGCGAATTTTAATCAATATAATCCTACAAAAGCAGCTGAAAACTTTGATAAAGTCATCGAAATTGATCCAAATAGTTTTGTAGCTTATCATCAAAAGGGTTATGTATTGATGAATTTAAACAAATATGACGATGCAATTGCTTGTTTTAATAAAGCTTTAGAAATTAATCCAGAATACGAATCTTGTTACCATAATCGTGCATTTTGTTTTGATCAATTAAAACAATTTGATCAAGCCATTGAAGATTATTCAAAAGTGATTGAAATGAAACCACATTTCTTATCGTTTTACAACAGAGGAAATACTTATTTTGTATTAAATGATTTAGACAATGCATTGAACGATTTTAATCAATCAATCGAATTAAATCCAAATCATTTCTTATCGTTTTACAACAAAGGTGCAATTTTAGAGAAATTAGAAAAGCAAGATGAAGCTGTTGAACAATACAAAAAAGCCTTACAGTTGAACCCAGAATTTTATTTAGCTGCAGAACGATTAGCACAATTAGAAAATCAAAATAACTAA